The following is a genomic window from Ahaetulla prasina isolate Xishuangbanna chromosome 9, ASM2864084v1, whole genome shotgun sequence.
GCAGCCCAGACGAAGCTCTGACAgcgaaacaaaaaaacaacccagagcTTCAACCCCCATTAAACGCCTGGCCCAGGAGCATGGGATTGAAGGGCCAGACTGATGAGAGctaggaaaggggagggagagctTTCTGGACCCGGACGGTCTCTGGCTGCGGCGGCCGGAGACCCTTCGGCCCGGCCTGCTGCTCACCTGGAAGCGCTCCAGCTCCTGGGTGACCAGGGCCTGGGCCTGGGCCAGCGGCGCGTGGCAGCGCTCGATGCACTGGTGCACCTGCTGCATGGAGGCCCGCTGGTTCTCGCAGCACGTGGCGCTGCAGCGGAACATCAGGCCCTGCAGGGAGGAAGCTCCGGTCAGGCCTCGCAAGGACAGGCAGCCGCCACCCCCGACCGCCCCGCAAGGACCGAGGGACGGGAGGGAGCGCCGCGGGGCCCCGGCCCGGCCTCTTGCCCGGCGCCAGCGCTCGGCCGGCGGCCCGCTCTCCCCGGAAGAGCCGCGCCCGCCCGCCCGTCCGTCCGCCCGACCTGCATCTTGCGGATGTGCTCCCGCTCCAGGCCCTGCACCATGCTGtcgatggcctcctgcacccgCAGCTGCTGAGCCTCCGCCATGCCGGACGGGGAGCGCAGCGGAGACCCCCCCCCAACACGCCCCTCCTGCCCCGCGGACCGAGCCGGCGCTGCAGAGGCCGGCCTGCACGAGCCCCGCCCCGGCTGCGGGCCAGCCCCGCCCCGAATGcccgccccgccccctccgccagaGCCAGGTGATGCCGGGGAGGGGGCGCTGCGCGGTCAAAGGTGGGCCGGGGAGGTTTACTCTCGGCCGGGAACAGAAGCCCGATAGAAGCTCCCGAGAACGATTGGCCCGTGGACGGCTTCCCCCCAGAAGTGGTGGGGTCTCCATCGctgcaggcttttaagaagagactgttcAGCCTTTTGTCTGGGCTGGTATAGAggagggggttcgactagaagacctccaaggtcccttccagctcattctcgtTCTGATTAACGGAGGTTGaccgggggcggggggaggagaaAAGCCACGACGGGAAGGTGCGGGtggggctgctatcatgtcagggcgtgcataagcacaccaacatgcctaccatccccgtcccaatgtccctttttattcatatccatttcatgtgttCATGATcatgttaatatttttatttgttctcttatatatgcttgacaaataaaattaaataaataaaatgtcacccccagcccttcttttcattaaactagatttttccagttcctgcaactgctcttccgtagcttttagcctccagctctctaataatctttgttgctcttctctacactttaAGATTTTAGTGTCTTTTTTCCATTGCGATATAATCATAAATTAATCCTGATTGCATAACAGTATAATCCTATCATATGATTACATCACAATTATTTCATGATTATGTCATGTGATGTAATCATGAAACAATCATGAGTCAAATCGCACCAACAAAGAGTTCCCTCTTTTATTTGTGCAAGAGTTTAGCCAGAGCTCGGCTTTTTTGTTCCTCCCTTTGTAGGCATTCCTGTTTTCCACCGTGGTTTTATTTCTCCTTTGGCCTCAGATGGAGTTTCAGATTGCACTAGCTGGCTGATTATTGCCTAAGTGATTGTTTTGAAATATCTAGGTTACTCCATTGAGTCAGAACAtgtgaaataaataaagagcTACACAATGCATCACCATTGTGTACCATTTGCTTACAAGTAAATCCTGCTCAGCAAACAATTTGGCACTTTAAGGGGAGGCTGGCTGGAAGGAATGGCAATGGTAAAGCAAGCACAATCTGGAAAGGCCTCTGTTTTGAAAGTTTCCTGTAAGTTTGTCCCCTTCCTTAGCCTCAGGCTGAAATCTGCAACAGGTTGACCTACCTAACCGGTCTGTTGTGAGGATTGCCTAAATCAAGCAGAAGTACTTTATAACCTGAAGTACATGCTAAGTATTATGAACTGTCGAAGAACTTAAATTAACATGGAACCTAAAGGGAAGAGAGGTCTCTTTCTTGCAAGCCTAACGGTTGCTGCTGAAAAGACACATTATGTCTTCAAAGTGCCTCTTGCAGACATGAATTCATTTATAGTTCTTGCAAAAACTCCATCCTGGCCAAATACAATTTGGGGCAGCCAACAGTTCAGAATAGGTGGAAGAGTCCCCACAACTGAGCCAGTATGTGCAACGAGGGGTCAAGAGGTTCAGGAAACCCCAGACAGACAGAGTACACTGCATCCTGGAAACTCGGGAAGGAAGCTGAGGCCACATCTCACTCTGGCTTGAGAGAGCCATTGATCGACCTTCTTTGAAAACCTTTACTTCTCCTGAATGAACAAAGGCACCACTCAGGGCCAGAGGTTGGGCTCCAGCCAAGCAAGAGGGCCAGCGCTCTGTCAGCATCCCTGGGGCGGCAGCCAACGCGCCTCTCTCCACACAGCGGGGCATCGGGCTTATGGAAAGTGTCAAGGTGAAGCCTTTCTGGAGCTGCTACCTGCTGAAAATCTGAAACTCACTCCTGTGTTTCCTTCTTCTCTGGTCTAAGTAGAACTGGGGTTCTTTGGAGCCTTTTCACAGCCTAAATAAGAAGTACAGGTcctgaaaaataatgacaatcatCTCCAAGCTTCTGAAAATAGATCACAGTGAGTTCCGGCTTGATGGAACTACTCTCCATGTCAAGAAAATAAATGTGTTTCATTGTTTTATCTGTCTCCATGGTGTGATCTCTCCAAAGGCTGGAGAAAGACATTCTGAAAAGTAGATGCTGAAAGATATCACCGCTGTTGTTTCCAGCTGAGATTGTGAGGGGCTGGTTCATAATGCTGTGGAGCTGTTGGACTAGGACTGGGGGAGACCGGATCTGGGATCCAAGACCAGATTCTCCCCTCACCCATGGAAGCTCCCAACTGGACTCTAGACCATTACTCTCTAATCTACCTTACAGGGTTTTTGGGAAAAGCAGGAGGAGGGAGCATTACATAAACCACCTAGAGATACCACGTACATCTCTAACTTCTATAATATTAATACAGGACAAACACGCCAGTCTCCAATTGGTTCCTAGAGACCTCTGGTTGGAAAGGGATTCAGGGTCTTCTCATCCACCAAGGCCCTCCTGCAAACAGCTGTCCTTGGCGATGGGGCCCGGGTCTCCAGGAGGGAGGCTGCCTATTTGCAATGGGAATGGGAGGAAAGATTTCCAGCCAGGAATCAAGACTGGAATCACAAATAGAAATAGACACCAGGCTCGCCTGCCTCAGCctaaactgaagaaaaaaacttCTTAAACTGTTCCACAGGTGCCCCATGAGTCCTCATGGTCTAGCATGCCTGAGCAGCAAAAGCTCCTTTGGGCAGCGAAGAAAAGGGGACTCACTGGAGCAGCCCTTCTGCTCTGCCCTTGGCACAGGTGGGAGGACTCACGGCTGCCCTTCTCAGCTCCGGCCTCCAACCATGGAAGGAAAAGCCAAAAGCATTTCTGCAGGTTTCTTAACCTCGACCTGCTCTGCTGGAGATGGCAAATTACTAGAAGGCCTCTGAGGCCCCTTCCACCCTCTTACTCTAAGATGTTCCACAGGGGGTGAGAACTTCTCCTGGAAAAGAATTGGGGCCTCAGCCACCATCAAGGGGCTCCAGCAGGGGGAGCCACATACAAAGTTTTGTCCCGGAATAAAGGATTTGGTCCTTTTCAAGTGTGCTGCAATGTTTTGGTTTtactttggaattttccttggttTCTTTGCCAGCAAGTCCTTTTGTGGCTCTGGATGCCCAACTTCTTCCGAGGTCCTTGACCAGCGCTTGATCAGAGCTTTGGAGTTTTATTTCCAATGCAATGAATGATGGGAGCCAAAACACCTGGGCTATTTTCTTGCAAAACACAGAAAAAGCCTGCAAGCTGTGAGCCCATCTCTTGTCCCCAGTCAGTTACCTTCAGGGCCCCTGAAAGGCCTCCCAGGGCCCCTGAAGTCACGAAGCCAGCTGACCTCCCCCATGATCTGTCCCAAAGGAGGAACTCAGAAGGAGATTGCAGAGAGGGCTGCAGAACACGGTCAGGAAGGCCAAGAGGGAAACTGAAGCTCTGCTCGCTTTTTTATGCCATAATGTGCAATTTCAATCACAGCCGCTATTTTGATTTTTCTGAACATAGCAGGTGGATGTGCCTGTAAGATGCTCCTAACGGCAGGATTGCTCCGCTTGAAACTCTGGGAGGCCAACTGAGATGCTCCTTGGAAGTTCAGATTAGATATAAAGACATTGTTGACTGCCATGTCTAAAATCCACAGGGAGGGtcaaaaaaaggcaagatggtggCTGCTACTACACTACCCCTCCCCTTTTTACATGCAATATACAAAGTCTGGAGCTGAAGGCAGCTTGGAAGCTCTGTTAGGTCCGAAGGCTGCCCTGTTGGGAccctccattattattattattaattaaatttttataccgcccttctcccgatggactcagggcggttcacagccaaataaaaccacaatgaataaatacagaataaaatcaataattaaaaaacttattaaatatggccccaaattaaaatgtatttagaacaataaaaaccactttaaaatttaaaaccgaataataaaaacttctaaaaattctatgccagtcctgcgcgaataaatacgtcttcagctcgcggcggaaggtccgaagatcaggaagttgacgaagtcctgggggaagttcgttccagagggtgggagcccccacagagaaggcccttccctgggggccgccagccgacattgcttggctgatggcaccctgaggagtccctctctgtgagagcgcacgggtcggtgggaggcaaacagtggcagtaggcagtcccgtaagtaacccggtcctaagccatggagcgctttaaaggtggtaaccaacatccAAGCCTCTGGGAAAACAAGGGCCGATGTTTTGCCTTGACTGAAATAAGCTTGTCACAATCATTTCAGGAGGACAGCATGGGCAGGGCCACCCGGGGGGGCTTCCTAAGGAAGAAAAATGGCGGAAGCTTCTGGCTGAGGGACGTGGATGGCTGCAGGGCTGGAGCCATTCAAGGCTCAGCAAAAAGCCGCTGTGTGTTCTATTATCTGAGCGGGCCTGAATCTCTATTCCAAGGAGACCAAAATGTCTCTGCCTCTTGAGTGCTTTATTGTCCGCTTCTGGATTTTTGGATTTCTGCTGTTGCTGCGTAATTTTTCTCTCCACCCCACTCTCTggaatcttggggggggggggaaacacggaCCACCTTTATGTTCTGAGAGAAGAAAAGCTGTCCAGAGTAGCCTTTCTGTGATCCTGCCAGGCCTCTCATCCCTTCTTTTACCCACAAGGAACGGCAAGAAGCCTCTTggcaaagaaacagtaggacaaccGATTCTCTGCAGAGGGCTCGCCCCACTCCACCCCAGTGGAAGAAGTGGATAGGAAGACCCATTGTGCGAGGAAGGTCTGCAGCAATAAATGACAGCAGTGAATGGAGGAAGAAAATAGCTTGGAAAAATGAGGGAGAAGTGGCCACCAGAGTAACAGCCGAATCTCAGTGGCCGAATAGTTGCCCTGGCACCTCACCCAAAGAAGGAGGGCTGACCCTCGGGGGCCCAGCTCTGGTTACCCGcagtcttctctgtggggctccgcgaGTCTTTAGACAGTGCTCTAAAATTAAGGGCCATGAAGTCATTGCAAGAGCATCCCGCAGATTCCCACGGGGCATCCGTGAGCTTTCAGGGCTCCTGCTGCGAGAGTTTGGCTAGCTGCCAGGCCTTATATGGTTGGGTGTTGGGACTCAGCCTGGAGGGAGTGGGCTGGGAGGGGCTCTCGGGCTCTCGGAAATGGGGCTCTGGGACTACTGCCACTTATAATGCCTTGTGGATGCATTGCATATTCAGTAGTTGTATCACTAATTTACGACCATTTCTTTACCGAccatccccacagtcatatgatcaaaatcgtGTGCTTGACAACTAGCAGTTAGCTTGAGTGCAGCGTTCTGGGGAAATGCGATCAGCATTTGTGACTTCCGAGTTCTgacaagccagatttgtttaacaaccacaagGTTCACTTGACCATTGtggcagaaaggttgtaaaatcaggtacaactcacttaagaactgcattgCTTGGCAATGGAAGTTTCATTCCCAATTCTGCTCATAAGCCGAGGGCTACCTATATGAATCGGTGATCACTGTATGTCCAAAACTTTATCCCGGGGGAGCGTGTGCTTTAAAGGAAACTAATGTTGGATATACCATGATGTCTGTAAGTTGAAGGAAACTGGGGTTCTATCCTTACTGGCCAAACAATTTTCTAACCTAGGGTTTCTCAAAAatggcaaccttaaaccctcaaagagccacaaaggtcctaaccggaagccccgcattcaattctggagtcgaccggaagtctggttcccccccacccataaAGTCTTCGCCtaatgtcctttttcctctacctgtcctaaccaaaagccctatcaattgtggagccaactggaaaacccgccccttgccatagagtctcctcctggcatGCCATGTTTCCCCCCGACCAAACCGGAtgatcctctcaaaattgtggtgctgaCCAGTGACAGAGAGCCGCAGCAgacggatgaaagagccacatgtggctccagagctgtgggttgctgacctctggtctAGATAGAGAGAAGCACGCAGTGGGGTATCTCAAGGCTCTGTTTGagggccagtactcttcaacatttatttatttatttatttattagatttctagaccgcccttctcccgaaggactcagggcggtgtacagccttattaaaacacataggtacacaatacaaatcccaaatttacaatacatttaaaatgaaatatttaaccggcc
Proteins encoded in this region:
- the FAM136A gene encoding protein FAM136A isoform X2, with product MAEAQQLRVQEAIDSMVQGLEREHIRKMQGLMFRCSATCCENQRASMQQVHQCIERCHAPLAQAQALVTQELERFQSRLSRCTMHCNDKAKDALDSGTKESQVKLQLENCVMKCVDDHVHLIPSMTKKMKESLAGIAQ
- the FAM136A gene encoding protein FAM136A isoform X1; translation: MAEAQQLRVQEAIDSMVQGLEREHIRKMQGLMFRCSATCCENQRASMQQVHQCIERCHAPLAQAQALVTQELERFQESGISGSSCCVRRRSSAVLPSTHLWFSPTEPPLPLHNALQRQSQGCLGLRDQRIAGEAAAGELCDEVCG